The Herminiimonas arsenitoxidans sequence CGACTTTTAAGTCGGCTTTTTTATTTGTTTCAACGCCAGTTATTAGTCGCGTTCGCCACCGAAGATGCCGAGCAACGCTAACAAATTGGAAAAAACGTTATAGACGCTCAGGTAGATACCCAGCGTTGCGGTGACGTAGTTGGTTTCGCCGCCATTGATGATGCGTTGTACATCATACAAGATGAAGGCGGAAAAGATGCCGATCGCTACGACTGAGATTGTCAGTTGCAAGGCTGGCAATTGCAGCCAGATATTTGCGATTGCAGCTACGATAATTACCAGCACGCCCATGAACAACCATTTGCCAATGCCGCTAAAGTCGCGCTTGGAAACAGTCGCTACCGTTGCCATTGTTGCAAGGATCGCAGCAGTGCCGCCAAAAGCCGTCATGATCAGCGTAGTGCCGTTGGCAAAGCCGAGGATGTGGCCGATCAGGCGAGACAGCATCAAGCCCATGAAAAATGTGAAGCCCAGCAACAGGGCTACGCCCAGGCCGGAGTTTTTCGTTTTCTCAATTGCATAGAAGAAACCGAAGGCGATTGCCAAAAAGATAATCATACCCATGAAAGGGCTGCCGGCAAAGAATGCAAATTTGAACTGCACGCCCAGCCATGCGCCTAGCACGGTTGGAATCATCGAAAGGGCGAGCAGCCAATATGTATTTCGCAATACGCGATGGCGAACCGCCGTGGTGTCATAGGTGGACCCAAAGGTCTGCTGTAGATTGCTCATGTTTTCTCCAAGTTGATATCAAGCTCGAGTTGTTGCCAAGCAGGCTCTTGACATGTTCATAGTATAAACGGTTCTGTTCTTAACGCTATCTTCACATTTAAAAGAGCTTGTTGCTACTTTAAGTAGAGGGGCTTTCGTGGTAGAATTAAAGGTTAGTTGAAATATCAGAATTTTGTCTTAACCCTTTCATTTTATTGGAGTTTTTCAGATGGCAATCGAACGCACACTGTCGATTATTAAACCGGATGCAGTAGCAAAAAACGTAATCGGTCAGATTTATAGCCGTTTCGAAGGCGCAGGCCTGAAAATCGTCGCTGCTCGCATGACGCAATTGTCGCGTGCTGAAGCAGAAGGTTTCTACGCTGTGCACAGCGCACGTCCTTTCTTCAAAGACCTGGTTGATTTCATGATTTCCGGTCCTGTAATGATCCAAGTGCTCGAAGGCGAAAACGCAATCATCAAGCACCGCGACCTGATGGGCGCAACTGATCCGAAGAAGGCAGAAAAAGGCACCATCCGTGCTGACTTCGCTGATTCGATCGATGCAAATGCAGTACACGGTTCCGATGCAGAAGAAACAGCGAAAGTTGAAATCGCTTACTACTTCCCAGCATTGAACGTTTATTCGCGTTAATTTGAATTTCCGTTCGTCGCAGAGTGATCTGATGAGCGAACGGTTTCAAGGAATAGTTTTATGACGACTCTCACCAATCTGCTGGATCTGGATCCTGCGCAACTCATCGCTTATTGCGGCGAGTTGGGTGAGAAGCCGTTTCGCGCCAAGCAATTGCAGCGCTGGATACATCAATTCGGCGCGAACGATTTTGACGCGATGACCGATTTGGCTAAATCGTTGCGCGACAAGCTGGCTACGCGCGCGATCATTGCTGCACCCGCTGTGATTTCTGATCACACCTCTTCCGACGGTACGCGCAAGTGGCTGGTCGATGTGGGGCAGGGCAATGCAGTAGAAACAGTTTTTATCCCTGAAGAAAATCGCGGCACCTTGTGTATTTCCACACAAGCTGGTTGCGCGGTGAATTGCCGTTTTTGTTCGACAGGCAAGCAGGGCTTTAACCGCAATCTGTCGGTTGGTGAAATTATCGGCCAACTGTGGATGGCAGAATTCGAATTACGTAGAACCAAAGGCATAGAGCCTGGCCCTAAAGGCGAGCGCCAAATCACCAATGTGGTGATGATGGGCATGGGTGAGCCTTTGCTGAACTACGAACCAACTGTTACGGCACTCAAGCTGATGTTGGACGATAACGCTTATGGCTTGTCGCGTCGCCGCGTGACCTTATCGACCAGCGGTGTGGTGCCTATGATAGACAAGCTGTCGCAGGATTGCGCAGTCGCACTGGCGGTATCGCTGCATGCGTCGAACGATCCTTTGCGCGACGGTCTGGTTCCTCTGAATAAGAAGTATCCGCTGGTTGAATTGATGGCTGCCTGCAAGCGCTATCTGGAATTCGCACCGCGTGATTTCGTTACCTTTGAATATTGCATGCTGGATGGCGTCAACGATACTGATCAGCATGCGCGTGAACTGGTCGCCTTGGTGCGTCAGGCGGATGTATCGTGCAAATTTAATCTGATTCCGTTCAATCCTTTCCCTGAATCGGGTTTGACGCGTTCGCAAAATCCGCGCATCAAAGCCTTTGCGCAAGTGTTGATGGATGCAGACATCATCACCACGATACGCAAGACACGCGGCGATGATATCGACGCCGCTTGCGGACAATTGGCGGGTGAAGTGCAGGACCGTACGAAAGTGCAGGATCGCATGAAGAAGATGGCAGAGTACCAGGAAAAATTTGGCAAGAATTTTGGCCGCATTGTGGAGATTTCATCTTGATGACAGTGCGCCGATCGGGCTGGTTGGTAGTTTCTTTGTTATCTGCAATCCTGTTGCTGGGTTGCGCTGCTAGACCTGTCGCACCTGATGGTGAGCTGA is a genomic window containing:
- the rlmN gene encoding 23S rRNA (adenine(2503)-C(2))-methyltransferase RlmN — its product is MTTLTNLLDLDPAQLIAYCGELGEKPFRAKQLQRWIHQFGANDFDAMTDLAKSLRDKLATRAIIAAPAVISDHTSSDGTRKWLVDVGQGNAVETVFIPEENRGTLCISTQAGCAVNCRFCSTGKQGFNRNLSVGEIIGQLWMAEFELRRTKGIEPGPKGERQITNVVMMGMGEPLLNYEPTVTALKLMLDDNAYGLSRRRVTLSTSGVVPMIDKLSQDCAVALAVSLHASNDPLRDGLVPLNKKYPLVELMAACKRYLEFAPRDFVTFEYCMLDGVNDTDQHARELVALVRQADVSCKFNLIPFNPFPESGLTRSQNPRIKAFAQVLMDADIITTIRKTRGDDIDAACGQLAGEVQDRTKVQDRMKKMAEYQEKFGKNFGRIVEISS
- a CDS encoding Bax inhibitor-1/YccA family protein; the protein is MSNLQQTFGSTYDTTAVRHRVLRNTYWLLALSMIPTVLGAWLGVQFKFAFFAGSPFMGMIIFLAIAFGFFYAIEKTKNSGLGVALLLGFTFFMGLMLSRLIGHILGFANGTTLIMTAFGGTAAILATMATVATVSKRDFSGIGKWLFMGVLVIIVAAIANIWLQLPALQLTISVVAIGIFSAFILYDVQRIINGGETNYVTATLGIYLSVYNVFSNLLALLGIFGGERD
- the ndk gene encoding nucleoside-diphosphate kinase; the protein is MAIERTLSIIKPDAVAKNVIGQIYSRFEGAGLKIVAARMTQLSRAEAEGFYAVHSARPFFKDLVDFMISGPVMIQVLEGENAIIKHRDLMGATDPKKAEKGTIRADFADSIDANAVHGSDAEETAKVEIAYYFPALNVYSR